TGGTCACGTCGAGGCTTTTGGGTCTAGGTATCAGGTATTATGTGTTGCACTTGATATGTTGCAATTGGATCCTAATAGGAGCACGACCAGAGAGCATGGTGAAGAGGACGACTAGCAGATACACGCATGACTCTATGCTATCAGATAAGAGAAGCTTACCGTGTAATCGATCAAAGGCAGTGGACTTGTATGAGCAGATACATGTACAATTCTGAGACGGCTATACTGTATAAAAGCCAAAAGGCGATCAATCAGGAGGAAATGCTGCCTCAATTGTGGATGGCTGACAATGTAGTAACAATAAGATTGGAAGATGTACGCGTATAACTTGCACTTTCGTTCTAAAATTCCATATATATTTACTATCTCAGTCAGAGTAATATCTCTTCACAAATCTTTCAACTCGTGCACACGACCAAGAGGATACTCAAGCCGGAAGGTTGGAGACCTCTGGTTTGAATTGTTACATTGGTTGGTGGGTCGCGTTAATTTGAGCAAGCTATCTCCAGGTATAGTCTAATTATACAGTTGTGATTTATACAGCATTCGCGGACCTGGATATATGTATTGTCGTACGTGAACTAGCTGGAGAACCAATTTTCGGTGACAAACTCCAGAAGGTCTCCTTTGAGACTTGGTCCTCGTCCTGGGTATACTCTATCGCGCCACATAACACCTGCCTCGCATGAACAGATCCGTCTTCTAGATGCAATATACTGCATATATCTATATGTCAACACTCTGAAGCCATTGCGTAAATGGTCCACCTGGCACTCACAATGGTTGCCATGAACCTTTTAAAGTTGTAGTGTGCTTTGGGAAGCTGGGCTAGAAAGGCAGACATGAGTGGCTTCGTAGCTTGATGATACTGACGAGCAATGCAATCGTCCTTGGGCGATTGATTGTCCGCCAAGATATCACTGATCGATGATTCATATTCTAATATAGTATCAAGAGTCTCTTTAAACTATCAAACAAACCATGGTCAGCAGTATTTAGTCTACTCGAATATACTAAGCTACCTTGTCTTTAACCGGAGCAAACGCAGGTTTGTCACTGTTCTCGTTGTAGATCCACTGCAGATAATCGCCGAAAGTTTCCCGTTGGTATCTCCAGCTCCTTCGAGCTAGTAGGGGCCGCGGGACCCGCGTATTGCTCGGCTGAGGAAGCGCCAACAATGCATCCGACATGGAGGCTGAAAAGTTATCGAAAGCGGACATGAGGATCTCAAAAGGTTCACATCGAGATGGTGCCACTTCATCTTCCTACTTATGCCTCGGCCAAGGCAGAGATACTTGGGCCATACATCAAATGATGCATACATGCCTACATCAGGGTCATAGAGCTGGACAATGCAAATAATGCGGTTACTTGACGGCCAGAGATCGCGTGCTTTACATTGTCTGCTAATCACAACAAGGCTTTTAGGCCAAAGATTAGGCATTTTTCATCCCATTTGACAATACTACTAGTGGTATCTGGATCAGTGATTACGACTAAATCAAGACAAGTGGGTGTACAGATTCGATATGTTTACACGATAAGAGCCTTTGTGTATTACATCGAATATAGTGGTCTTACATACGAAAAAGGCAGGGTATGTACAGCATGGCCATATAATCTACAGATCAAAAAGACATCTATCGGAGCAAGATAATAAACTCTATTCCACGCCAAGATACTGAATTTTGTCACGCTTTACAAAAAGGAGCGACCTAGCCTAGAGGCGTTCGCGGCAAGCGATATCTTAAATCAGAAGAGTTTGTCCTGGCGTGCCCCAACGGCCACAGGAATTTATCTACTAAGTGTACGGAATTAAATACCACGTCATATTGCCAGAATTGTTTGACTAATTGTGCCAAGTACGGTAAGCGGATAACAGTTTTCCGCCGGTAGTTCGCTCTAGCCAGTGATTTGTTTGACATAATATTTTCAGCCACTGCAAGGTACGGACCCTGTAGCACAGTAGTTGAGGTAATGAAAATCATACTTGGTAGTATATATTTCATCAGCTTGAACGTTGGGAGGCTTGTAGCAAGTAGCCTGTAAACTTGCGGAATCACCAAGGCTTGAGCTCCACAATTGTCGAGGAGTAATTCGCAATTGAAGGCTGTGACGACTTCACAAGTATAGGGCACTTAGAATGATGTGAAGCAAATCGAACCGACAGTTAATGACCAAGGATTGATTGTATTTCAACTGGAAGCGATATGGATGTAGGGCGATACCGGGTATCTGAGGCTGGGACGGGATTAACCGGGAATCTCGCCGGCGTAGCCTAGCGAAAAAGCACGATCAGACACCGAGAACTTACGAATCAACATTATAGTTAGTCAGCGTTCAAGTCACCAGAGCCCTTTTATTAGGAGGTGTTCAAAATGTTTTCCAGACAATTTTCTCGCCCAAATTATCTTTGCCATTATGATTACACCCTCTGATGCTCGTACACGTCCAGAAAATCAGAGTCGTGATTGGGATGCCCAGACTGTTGATGACTCGGATCCAGCTGCACGCCTCCCTTCCCAAGAAAAGTCCATCGACCAACTTGAAAACCCCCCTCTGCCCCCGAACCCCACTCGCCCCACTTCCAACAAGGAGGCATCGACGGCTGGAAGGTCGTCCTTGGCTGCGCCTTGATATCCGGTCCTTCCATCGGTCCGTATCTTCCCAGCTTTTCAGCACTTGCTCTGGCTAACACCTCCCCTCGCTCTCCTTCCAGGATGGAAGTAAGTGCTCTTCACTGTCCATACCTACTACCTCGACTGACCATACATACTCTCACCCCACAGCCTGATATGGGGAGTGTTCCAGAAGTACCATGCTCAGCACTTTCTGCCGGCACTCCAGGAGCTACGCTCAGCGTCATAGGCTCGCTTCAGAACGCGTCCGTCCGACCTCCTTGCTCTTGATCCATCCAACTGACATCAGCATGCTCCGACTAGCTAATGATGACAGTGCCTTTGTGTCTGGCAAGTTCGGCGACAGATAGTGAGTGGCTACTCAGCCTTCAAACTGAGCTACGCACTCAGCGCTACTCACCTCACTCACGCGTTCTCTCGCCCGTACAGCGGATACAAGGTAGCTACATGACTATATGCGCGTCGTTCTGACGCTGACACCGATGCTGGCTTAGATGTTCATCGCAGCAGGTTGCATTGTTGTCTTTGTCGGCCAGCTGCTCGCAGCCTTCTGCACCAGCTTGTGGTCCATCTTTCTCACTCAGGTGAGTCTCATTCTCAGAGCATAGAGGTATGCAcatgagtcatacctctctcACACAGGGTGTCTTGCAAGGCGTGGGATGCGGTCTGCTGCTGCCTATGGTCTTTGCCCTGCCGTCCCAGTGGTTCAGCAAGCGCGCGGAGTCGCCACAGGCTTCGTCATCGCCGGTTCGTCCTTTGGAGCAGCAGTCCCGGCACTCATCGTTCAGGTGCGCATCACATCCCAAGAAGCCACACTCTCACACCATTGCTGATTGATCCTATCCGAATTGCCAATCAGGAGATGCTCACCGCATCGGCTTCAGGAAGACTCTGCTAATCTACTCCTTCGTCCAGGGCCTGACTATGCTGCTTGGCTTCCTGCTTGTCAAGGTTCGCCCGTCGGTGTCTGGTCCCAACAAGCCCGCCCGCGAGATACAGTGGCTCGACAAGAGGTACCTCGCGATCCTACGTTCTGGAGCTGCTGGACCGCCCTGTTCTTTGCGCTCTTGTGAGTCCTTGCGTCTCTTTCTCCAGCGTTTGCAATTGCCGGGCTGAGCCGCCCCACATTCAGCGGATACATGTGCCCGTTCGTGTTCATCTCGGTCTACACCAGCGAGAAGATCCCGGCGATCTCCAGCCAACTCGCCAACCTGCCTATCCCGATCATGAGCTTCGCCAGCGCTATCGGTCGGATTGGTGCCGGTCACGTGGCAGACCGGATCGGGTTCATGAATGCGTTCATACTTGCGATCACCATCAGCGGGCTGTCTCAGCTTGTGCTGTGGAACGTTGCGGCGGAGACGTATGCAGGGATCATGGTGTTCTCGTAGGCCGTTCTGACTTATGTGTGTCGGAGAGAGCACAGTACTAAGGGATGAGCTCAGGGTGGTGTTCGGTCTGACAGGACCttgcttcttgagcttgGTGACACCGATTGCGGCTACGCTGTACGGGACAGACAACCTGGCGACTCTGACTGGGCTGTTCAACATCGCGAATGTGCCGGGTAAGTTATGTGCGAGCGAACTGAGTCGTGCAAGACGCTGAGGATCGTGTATATGCGGTGACAATGTAGGGATGCTAAGCGGACCGCCGATTGGAGGGGTCATATTGGACGGCGCAGGACATAGCTGGCATGCGCTGGCTGCATACAGCGGCAGCATACAGCTACTGGGAGTTATATGCATACTGTATGGTAAGGAGTCTCGGTGTGTATGCCGATGGTAGTTGAGCTGACTCACTGTGCCTCAGCGCGGTTCAAGAAAGACAGGAGGCTGTTCGGGAGAATATAAACAGCGCTGAAGCAGAGTAGACCGGATGTCAGTAGTACACAGAGCTACATACAAAGGTATGGTATATACAATTATGTGTTACATAACCTGCACAGTACGAGATTTGATAAGCTTGCCGTGCTCGTCATTGATTATGTAGGTTGGAACTGTTTCTTGACCGAAAACATTGGCAAGCTCGATTTGGCCTGGTATGAATCTCAGCTTTGCTCTTTGCCCCCATTCCTCAGATGtttgaacacttcctaatGATAAAAGAATCCGTGAGAGAGAGCCGTTGAGGAACACCCATACGACGTGATATGGAAGCAAAACCATTGATGGCTATGCAACAGAGATCAGTGAGGACACACTCATCGTTCCAGTATACTCACCCGAGCGTAACGCCAAACCATCAAATTGAACATCATCATAGAGAGGATTGCAACGAAGTATATGAACCCGTCTCGTAAGACAAGACGCACCAGTGGTGTTTGTTCGGTTCTGTTATGGATGTTTAGTTACGTATTATCTAAGCCGAATTTCGTGCTTACCTAGGAGTCGATAACCAAATCCATATCAGAAGAAGTAATATGAGAGAATGGTAGGCGATTCCATTCAGCCAAACAATCCATAATCCCCTTGGGTCAGCAGTGCACATACTCATGGCAGGTGAATACCCATATTGGGCTGGAAATAATCAGCCTTTCTCAATAGTACGAAGGTTCTTTTCCACTTACGGGAAGTACGAATGGCGTTGATGGTGACAACAGTATAATCCACAACGAGATGGACAATCCATAGGGGTATCAACACCAAAAATGCAAGCTGTCGACTTTGCCAAATGTCGTATACACGAATATTGATTATGACTACACAATGAAATTAATACCGAGTAACCATTCAATCACTTCACTCACAATTCAATAATTGTATATTCGTTATCTCCATGTAGGTATCTGCGACAATCCAAGCACGGCAACTAGAATGTTTAGGTCGAGGGAGATAAAGTGTAACCAGTGCAGTGTGCTTACAACTTTTCACAGGATTAGTACGCCCCATGATTGGGTATCGAAATGTGACTTACTGAAGGGGTGAGAAAAGTTGCGAATCCAGAGCTGGCTGCAGAGAACATTGTATGGTTTAACCAACGGATGGCCATTAGGTCGACGCAAGTACTCACCCGTATACGCAACAGCAATCCAAACCGAACCAATGTATCGGTTGACGAAGAAAATAAACTTGACCACTCCAAACTATAGGCCAGTTTGAGTTGTGCGTTACTACGCCGGTCAGGGAACGCACCTTGGCTGGCCATATAAGATTAACTTCGTCCGCAAATGTTATAACTGTAATCATTTTCAGCAAAGGGGACAATTGTATCATTTTTAAAACGCACTATGATCATAGAAAAGTAACCCAAGGGCCGCGGCACTGAAGCAATGCCCTAAGAATGCATCATAGAAAGCAATTTCAAGCTCGCTAGCCATCGGCCTCCCATTCCACTCCAAAAGTAGACAAAAAATCGAGTGGTACCCTAAAGAGGTCTGAAAGACAACAGTAGTAGGGATCACACGATTATGATTCGAGCTGGTTCTTATAGTTTCGTAAGGGGTGGTCTAGATTGGTGACACGGCTGAGTCAAACAGGAATATTCTTTGGCGGAATTAAAGCGTTGTACTGCTGGCACCGTCAATTATAGTCAAGTATGCCTTCGAGAAACACATTCTTCCATTCAGTATTAGCGAAGATAGCAACAGTTGTAATCCAGCGCATATCGAATGGACAAATGGAGTATCGAGCCTTGCTTCTAGGTAGCCAATTCCAGCTTGACCAGATTCGTATTCAATTGAAGGACAAGTGGCCCCAGGTGGATATCACCAAGCGACTAATGCAGACAAATCGAATACCTGGTTGGAGCTCCCGGTTGCCAATTGTGACGATTGGTCATCAGCTAATTCAGCACATCAGAATCCCCTATACCGAAGATATTCCAACCACAACCACGATACCCCATGTCTACTTCTCCCCAAGTCGTTATTCGCATTTTCCACCACGACGATTTTACTCCACTGGAACCCGCATTCGGCCCATTCCTACATCGGTCGAATATGATGGAATCGGACTCGGATATTGACTCGAACCCACATCTTTCTGAGGGGTTTACAGAGACCGATAACGATACGCCGCCTGAGACTCCGCTGAGGGCTAAGATAGAACTAACTGGCGAGGATcaatgtactcagcacaggacAAAGGAAGCCCAGAATGGATCGTGTGGTCGTACACCAGTGATGCCAGCCCCTGCTCATTTCTCCGAACCTCTTCAAATTGCGACCCCTGATCCAATACGTCCAGTTCCATATGCAATTCGTTCATTTGGATGCTCGAAGTTGGAGGAAGATGATAGGGGCTATGATTCTGAACGCGAAGGAAGGCCTGGATTGCGCAAGTTTCGTTCGTTTCAATCTCTTGCTATTGAACAAGACAAACCTGCTGCGAAACGTCCTGGATTACCTACTCGAGCGACTTCTTTTGTGGTCCGACAGCCAGGAGGGGGTAAATCTACGGTTACATCAGGTCCTGT
The nucleotide sequence above comes from Rhizoctonia solani chromosome 3, complete sequence. Encoded proteins:
- a CDS encoding major facilitator superfamily transporter translates to MITPSDARTRPENQSRDWDAQTVDDSDPAARLPSQEKSIDQLENPPLPPNPTRPTSNKEASTAGSFSALALANTSPRSPSRMEPDMGSVPEVPCSALSAGTPGATLSVIGSLQNAAFVSGKFGDRYATHLTHAFSRPYSGYKMFIAAGCIVVFVGQLLAAFCTSLWSIFLTQGVLQGVGCGLLLPMVFALPSQWFSKRAESPQASSSPVRPLEQQSRHSSFRRCSPHRLQEDSANLLLRPGPDYAAWLPACQGSPVGVWSQQARPRDTVARQEVPRDPTFWSCWTALFFALFGYMCPFVFISVYTSEKIPAISSQLANLPIPIMSFASAIGRIGAGHVADRIGFMNAFILAITISGLSQLVLWNVAAETYAGIMVFSVVFGLTGPCFLSLVTPIAATLYGTDNLATLTGLFNIANVPGMLSGPPIGGVILDGAGHSWHALAAYSGSIQLLGVICILYGKESRAVQERQEAVRENINSAEAE